A portion of the Actomonas aquatica genome contains these proteins:
- the prmB gene encoding 50S ribosomal protein L3 N(5)-glutamine methyltransferase yields MNKNAAKLIAETASLRTPGDWLRWAEKAYARHDIVTAQVADNAHDEALYLILRTLGLSLDSKPKVMKRPVSPLQAKALQEVFVRRILERVPAGYLTQEAWLGPYRFFCDERVLIPRSYFLELIPTLAEHLPPGTPVREVVDVCTGSACLAILLAHEFPEARVDGVDLSPEALEVAKINVRDHGVGDRLTLWQSDVFDAVPVRQYDILLSNPPYEPSDLCDDLPPEFEHEPRLALDGGADGLVIIRKLLRQAVERLQPHGIVVLEVGELREAMERTWPKLRMEWLETFDGSDCCCLIHARDLARGL; encoded by the coding sequence GTGAATAAGAACGCCGCCAAATTGATCGCTGAGACGGCTTCCCTGCGCACGCCGGGGGACTGGCTGCGCTGGGCCGAAAAGGCGTATGCGCGGCACGATATCGTGACGGCGCAGGTGGCGGACAATGCGCATGACGAGGCGTTGTATCTGATCCTGCGCACGCTGGGGCTGTCGCTGGACAGCAAACCCAAGGTGATGAAGCGGCCGGTGTCGCCGCTGCAGGCGAAGGCGCTGCAGGAGGTGTTTGTCCGGCGGATTCTGGAGCGGGTGCCGGCGGGCTACCTGACGCAGGAAGCCTGGCTGGGACCGTATCGGTTTTTCTGTGACGAGCGCGTGCTGATTCCGCGGAGCTATTTTCTGGAGCTCATTCCGACCCTGGCCGAGCACCTGCCGCCCGGCACGCCGGTGCGCGAGGTGGTGGATGTGTGCACCGGGTCGGCCTGTCTGGCGATCCTGCTGGCGCACGAGTTTCCCGAGGCGCGGGTGGATGGCGTGGACCTTTCGCCGGAGGCGCTGGAGGTGGCGAAGATCAACGTGCGCGATCACGGGGTGGGCGACCGGCTCACGCTGTGGCAGAGCGACGTCTTCGATGCGGTGCCGGTGCGCCAATACGATATCCTGCTGAGCAATCCGCCGTATGAACCGAGCGACCTCTGCGACGACCTGCCGCCGGAGTTTGAGCATGAGCCGCGGCTCGCACTCGATGGAGGGGCGGATGGCTTGGTGATCATCCGCAAACTGCTGCGGCAGGCGGTGGAGCGGCTGCAGCCGCACGGCATCGTGGTGCTGGAAGTCGGCGAGCTGCGGGAGGCGATGGAGCGGACGTGGCCGAAGCTGCGCATGGAGTGGCTCGAGACTTTTGATGGCAGTGATTGTTGCTGCCTGATCCATGCACGGGATCTGGCGCGGGGGCTTTGA
- the idi gene encoding isopentenyl-diphosphate Delta-isomerase, with product MNPLPEQVILVDDAGQPIGTAPKATVHHAHTPLHLAFSVFLFDDQGRALFQQRALHKPTWPGVWSNACCGHPLPGESFEAAAHRRLAYELGITARIELTLALPHFRYRAQWAELWENEICPVFIGRYAGPVAPNPAEVAATRWVDWHLFADACIDTQLPHLGEFADYSPWSRWEAADLIAQNSDRLLELTSSPQLA from the coding sequence GTGAATCCCCTTCCCGAACAGGTCATTCTCGTCGATGACGCCGGCCAGCCCATCGGCACCGCGCCCAAGGCCACCGTGCATCACGCCCACACGCCCCTGCACCTCGCCTTTTCCGTCTTCCTCTTCGACGACCAAGGCCGCGCCCTCTTCCAACAACGCGCCCTGCACAAGCCCACCTGGCCCGGCGTCTGGTCCAACGCCTGTTGCGGTCACCCGCTGCCCGGCGAGTCCTTCGAGGCCGCCGCCCATCGCCGCCTCGCCTACGAGCTCGGCATCACCGCCCGCATCGAGCTCACTCTCGCCCTGCCCCATTTCCGCTACCGCGCCCAATGGGCCGAGCTCTGGGAAAACGAGATCTGCCCGGTCTTCATCGGTCGCTACGCCGGTCCCGTCGCGCCCAACCCCGCCGAAGTCGCCGCCACCCGCTGGGTCGACTGGCACCTCTTCGCCGACGCCTGTATCGACACGCAACTGCCTCACCTCGGTGAGTTTGCCGACTATTCGCCGTGGTCGCGCTGGGAGGCGGCCGATCTCATCGCCCAAAACAGCGACCGCTTGCTGGAACTGACTTCGTCCCCCCAGCTTGCCTGA
- a CDS encoding PA0069 family radical SAM protein, with amino-acid sequence MSDPSAAHLPRHTTRGRGTAINPPSRFERVHVELDPAASATDWGDDPTERPAPSTQFFFDDSASILSRNDSPDVPYTFGLNPYRGCEHGCAYCFARPYHNYLGWSSGLDFETKILVKRRAPALLRDALSKPSWQPEPVAFSGATDCYQPCERHFRLTRQCLEVALELRNPVALITKNRLITRDLDLFTDFAAWNGAAVLITMTSLDPDLAGRLEPRAARPSARLDAISRLAGAGVPVGVMIAPIVPGLTDHEIPAILQAAANAGARSASRIVLRLPHDVKTLFTDWLDTHYPGKKDRVLSRIREIRGGELNVTQWRTRMRGEGPHAESIHHLFEVSRRRAGLAPDLPELNTTAFRPPGGTQLDLL; translated from the coding sequence ATGTCCGATCCGTCCGCCGCCCACCTCCCGCGCCACACCACGCGCGGCCGCGGCACCGCGATCAATCCACCCAGTCGCTTTGAGCGCGTGCACGTCGAGCTCGACCCCGCCGCCTCCGCCACCGACTGGGGCGACGATCCCACCGAACGCCCCGCCCCCAGCACCCAGTTTTTCTTCGACGACTCGGCCTCCATCCTCTCCCGCAACGACAGCCCCGACGTCCCCTACACCTTTGGTCTCAACCCCTACCGCGGCTGCGAACACGGCTGCGCCTACTGCTTCGCCCGCCCCTACCACAACTACCTCGGCTGGAGCAGCGGACTGGATTTTGAGACCAAAATTCTCGTCAAACGCCGCGCCCCCGCCCTGCTCCGCGACGCCCTCAGCAAACCCTCCTGGCAACCCGAGCCCGTCGCCTTCAGCGGTGCGACCGACTGCTACCAACCCTGCGAGCGCCACTTCCGCCTCACCCGCCAATGCCTCGAGGTCGCCCTCGAGCTGCGCAACCCCGTCGCCCTCATCACCAAAAACCGCCTGATCACCCGCGACCTCGACCTCTTCACCGACTTCGCCGCCTGGAACGGCGCCGCCGTGCTCATCACCATGACGAGCCTCGACCCCGACCTCGCTGGCCGCCTCGAACCCCGCGCCGCCCGCCCCTCCGCTCGACTCGACGCCATTTCCCGACTCGCCGGCGCCGGCGTGCCCGTGGGTGTCATGATCGCCCCCATCGTGCCCGGCCTCACCGACCACGAAATTCCGGCGATCCTCCAAGCCGCCGCCAATGCCGGCGCCCGCTCCGCCAGCCGCATCGTCCTGCGCCTGCCCCACGACGTAAAAACCCTCTTCACCGACTGGCTCGACACCCACTATCCGGGTAAAAAAGACCGCGTGCTCTCACGCATCCGCGAAATCCGCGGCGGCGAACTCAACGTCACCCAATGGCGCACCCGCATGCGCGGCGAAGGCCCCCACGCCGAGAGCATTCACCACCTCTTCGAAGTCTCCCGCCGCCGCGCCGGCCTCGCCCCCGACCTCCCCGAGCTCAACACCACCGCCTTCCGCCCCCCCGGCGGCACCCAGCTCGACCTGCTGTAG
- a CDS encoding SOS response-associated peptidase has product MCSRFTLKLGDAINLSKRLGIPLGQMADGRDRYNIAPATPVTALRRAPNAGGLDLTEATTLRWGLIPHWAREGSAPSAPLINARAETVAQKPSFRTAWRDRQRCVLPCSGFYEWEKQGRERLPWLFARADRGPLAFAGLWDRWTDPIDGTVIESCTVLTTVPNRLLNRIHDRMPVLLDETSAATWLDAQLDDNAAATLLRPFDADRMSATALDPYVNSPARDDPACLTPRGQSPGAQFDLGL; this is encoded by the coding sequence ATGTGCTCCCGCTTCACCCTTAAGCTCGGCGACGCCATCAACCTTTCCAAACGCCTCGGCATTCCGCTCGGTCAGATGGCCGATGGCCGCGACCGCTACAACATCGCCCCGGCCACACCCGTCACCGCGCTGCGCCGCGCGCCCAACGCCGGCGGACTCGACCTCACCGAAGCCACCACCCTGCGTTGGGGCCTCATTCCCCACTGGGCCCGCGAGGGATCCGCCCCTTCCGCCCCCCTGATCAACGCCCGCGCCGAAACCGTCGCTCAAAAACCGTCCTTCCGCACCGCCTGGCGCGACCGTCAACGCTGCGTCCTGCCCTGCAGCGGGTTTTACGAATGGGAAAAACAGGGCCGCGAGCGCCTGCCGTGGCTCTTCGCCCGTGCCGACCGCGGTCCGCTCGCCTTCGCCGGACTCTGGGACCGCTGGACCGATCCCATCGACGGCACCGTCATCGAAAGTTGCACCGTGCTCACCACCGTGCCGAACCGGCTGCTCAACCGCATCCACGATCGCATGCCGGTCCTCCTCGACGAAACCAGCGCCGCCACCTGGCTCGACGCTCAACTCGACGACAACGCCGCCGCCACGCTCCTGCGCCCCTTTGACGCCGACCGCATGAGCGCCACCGCCCTCGACCCCTACGTCAACTCCCCCGCCCGCGACGACCCCGCCTGCCTCACCCCCCGCGGCCAATCCCCCGGCGCCCAATTCGACCTAGGACTCTAA
- a CDS encoding non-ribosomal peptide synthetase: METAASTRLFGSIERFGARLALLRPGGEAWTHAELAVAADRWAALHLSGPDCGRRGLVAIEMAPEFEAIVALVGACRAGWPVLLLGEGKLASEQRLRRQFKPEVEWTREATGWRVRRDAWQALPPEPVSLPVEPPPLPGELPAMELELAVREEAPAEPHEELAMLLTTSGSTGEPKLVRLSTRNLVSNAMSIAWYLGIEPDERAITSLPLHYSYGLSVLTSHLLHGAALVLSAHSVSERAFWEDFELGGATSFAGVPLMYETLAHLGMLERPLSGLRTLTQAGGRLEPVLVKRFADWAAAQGTRFYVMYGQTEAAPRMAFLPPEQVAAHPDCIGQAVPGGELRVENEAGEVIDEDGVAGELVYRGPNVMMGYATARADLARGAEVAELRTGDIAERTRDGLWRIVGRSSRFVKIAGLRVSLDGIESDLREVGVRAKVAGDDRRIVIGVVEPGVPPAGLAGVWSRRLGVPARAVRVVALREVPVLANGKTDHAAILARGGPVEQPGADSALRRELASILGRERLDDEESFVSAGGDSLNLVEGAIAVERFYGERVPGWECLPMAELCRENPDTLPERGRDDPLLVARSIALWLAMSAHVVFKFDLWQWIPKTLVATAFATPLLLVVFGWGLARKFARDGVRLWPWTAAAKRHAAVGGRLRFREVSRWCWPLAGTYYGAIVITMLAQGVGGEMTWEQVGRALYFNEEGIYAGIWMTYFWMVLVAPFLVWPVKRWGVLGVLVVTVPPWWVWQDLTRAPEVNYFWGHVFGWGGVTGPSVLHATSFVVFGFLLGGLLSRWWKALLVVGVLVWTGWLFNQHLNRLGLETVWQLLAYQEYRRLTHPVYMAFGATGALLFTSIGWVMARVPRSPASLRDIFYSFGRSSVFAYVFGNIILVFTPQRFTDAAVRLVATMVPPGWSPELVFGLVYGVVFLLGLALITDDVTRWRPRMFGRLARGLRAGNLWLMRVIRPRRRAAVRG, from the coding sequence ATGGAAACAGCGGCGTCGACCCGGTTGTTTGGGAGCATCGAGCGGTTTGGCGCGCGGTTGGCGTTGCTGCGGCCGGGCGGGGAGGCGTGGACGCATGCGGAGTTGGCGGTCGCGGCGGATCGTTGGGCGGCGTTGCATCTGAGCGGCCCGGACTGCGGGCGGCGTGGTTTGGTGGCGATCGAGATGGCGCCGGAGTTTGAAGCGATCGTCGCGCTGGTGGGCGCGTGTCGGGCGGGGTGGCCGGTGCTCTTGCTGGGCGAGGGCAAGCTCGCGAGTGAACAGCGCCTGCGGCGGCAGTTTAAACCGGAGGTGGAGTGGACGCGGGAGGCGACCGGATGGCGGGTGCGGCGGGACGCTTGGCAGGCGTTGCCACCCGAGCCGGTGAGCCTGCCGGTGGAGCCGCCGCCGTTGCCGGGGGAGTTGCCGGCGATGGAGCTGGAGTTGGCGGTGAGGGAAGAGGCGCCGGCAGAGCCGCACGAGGAGCTGGCGATGTTGCTCACGACCTCGGGCTCGACCGGGGAGCCGAAGCTGGTGCGGCTGTCGACGCGCAATCTGGTGAGCAACGCGATGTCGATCGCGTGGTATTTGGGCATCGAACCGGACGAGCGGGCGATCACCTCGCTGCCGCTGCATTACTCGTATGGGCTGTCGGTGTTGACCTCGCACCTGTTGCATGGGGCGGCGCTGGTGCTGTCAGCGCACAGCGTGAGTGAGCGGGCGTTTTGGGAGGACTTTGAGCTGGGCGGGGCAACGAGTTTCGCCGGCGTGCCGCTGATGTATGAAACGCTGGCGCATCTCGGCATGCTGGAGCGGCCGTTATCGGGATTGCGCACGCTGACGCAGGCGGGCGGGCGGCTGGAGCCGGTGTTGGTGAAACGTTTCGCGGACTGGGCGGCGGCGCAGGGCACGCGGTTTTATGTGATGTATGGGCAGACGGAGGCGGCGCCGCGCATGGCGTTTTTGCCGCCGGAGCAGGTGGCGGCACATCCCGACTGCATCGGGCAGGCGGTTCCGGGTGGGGAGCTGAGGGTCGAGAATGAGGCGGGCGAGGTGATCGACGAGGATGGCGTGGCGGGAGAGCTGGTTTATCGCGGGCCCAATGTGATGATGGGTTACGCGACGGCGCGGGCGGATCTGGCGCGGGGAGCGGAGGTGGCCGAGCTGCGCACGGGGGACATCGCGGAGCGCACGCGGGACGGACTGTGGCGGATCGTGGGGCGGTCGAGTCGGTTTGTGAAAATCGCGGGGTTGCGGGTGTCGTTGGACGGCATTGAAAGCGACCTGCGCGAGGTCGGCGTGCGGGCGAAGGTGGCGGGCGATGATCGGCGCATCGTGATCGGCGTGGTGGAGCCGGGGGTGCCGCCGGCAGGTTTGGCGGGGGTGTGGTCGCGGCGGTTGGGGGTGCCGGCGCGGGCGGTGCGGGTGGTGGCCTTGCGCGAGGTGCCGGTGTTGGCCAATGGCAAGACGGACCATGCGGCAATTTTGGCGCGCGGTGGGCCGGTGGAACAGCCGGGGGCGGATTCGGCGCTGCGGCGGGAGTTGGCGTCGATTCTGGGTCGGGAGCGGCTGGATGATGAGGAGAGTTTTGTGAGTGCCGGCGGGGACTCGCTGAATCTGGTGGAAGGGGCGATCGCGGTGGAGCGTTTTTACGGGGAGCGGGTGCCGGGCTGGGAGTGTCTGCCGATGGCGGAGTTGTGTCGGGAAAATCCGGATACGCTGCCGGAACGCGGACGGGATGATCCGTTGCTGGTGGCGCGGTCGATCGCGCTGTGGCTGGCGATGAGCGCGCACGTGGTGTTCAAGTTCGACCTGTGGCAGTGGATTCCGAAGACGCTGGTGGCGACGGCGTTTGCGACGCCGTTGCTGTTGGTGGTGTTTGGGTGGGGACTGGCGCGGAAGTTTGCGCGAGACGGCGTGCGGCTGTGGCCGTGGACGGCGGCGGCGAAGCGTCACGCGGCGGTCGGGGGGCGGTTGCGTTTTCGGGAGGTGAGCCGTTGGTGCTGGCCGTTGGCGGGCACGTATTACGGGGCGATTGTGATCACGATGTTGGCGCAGGGAGTGGGCGGTGAGATGACGTGGGAGCAGGTCGGGCGGGCGTTGTATTTTAACGAGGAAGGCATCTACGCGGGCATCTGGATGACGTATTTCTGGATGGTGTTGGTGGCGCCGTTTTTGGTCTGGCCGGTGAAGCGGTGGGGCGTGTTGGGGGTCTTGGTGGTGACGGTGCCGCCGTGGTGGGTGTGGCAGGACCTGACGAGGGCCCCGGAGGTGAATTATTTCTGGGGGCACGTGTTTGGCTGGGGCGGGGTGACCGGGCCGAGCGTGCTGCACGCGACCAGCTTTGTGGTGTTTGGCTTTTTACTGGGCGGGCTGCTGAGCCGCTGGTGGAAGGCGCTACTGGTCGTGGGCGTGTTGGTTTGGACGGGTTGGCTGTTTAACCAGCATCTGAATCGGCTGGGCTTGGAGACGGTGTGGCAGTTGCTGGCTTACCAGGAATACCGGCGGCTCACGCATCCGGTTTACATGGCCTTTGGCGCGACCGGGGCGCTGTTGTTCACCAGCATTGGTTGGGTGATGGCGCGGGTGCCGCGCTCGCCGGCGTCGTTGCGCGACATCTTCTACAGCTTTGGGCGGAGCTCGGTGTTCGCCTACGTATTCGGAAACATAATACTGGTGTTCACGCCGCAGCGGTTCACCGACGCGGCGGTCCGTCTCGTCGCCACGATGGTCCCGCCGGGGTGGTCGCCGGAGCTCGTCTTCGGGTTGGTTTACGGCGTGGTGTTTCTGCTGGGACTGGCGCTGATCACGGACGACGTGACGCGGTGGCGGCCGCGGATGTTTGGGCGGCTGGCGCGGGGCTTGCGGGCGGGCAACCTGTGGCTGATGCGAGTGATCCGTCCGCGACGGCGGGCGGCGGTGCGAGGTTAA
- a CDS encoding PH domain-containing protein — translation MHTTPEDEAILAIERPHRDLQKYYVVASFVLGPLFFIPLIYGLIRFQTMRYRFTSEGISMSWGILFRREIIIQYSRIQDIHLRSNVVERWLGLARVLVQTASGSASAEMTLEGLKEFEAVRDFLYSRMRGVKDDVKPASTRQPPPMPGDATVGAGARVGGAGGSAELTLALQDVAAELRGLRADLARARGEEEPS, via the coding sequence ATGCACACCACTCCGGAGGATGAGGCCATTCTGGCGATCGAGCGTCCGCATCGCGACCTGCAGAAGTATTATGTCGTAGCGTCCTTCGTGTTGGGACCGCTGTTTTTCATCCCGCTCATCTACGGGCTGATCCGGTTTCAGACCATGCGTTACCGGTTCACCAGCGAGGGCATCTCGATGAGCTGGGGCATCCTCTTTCGGCGCGAGATCATCATCCAGTATTCAAGAATTCAGGACATTCACCTGCGGTCCAATGTGGTCGAGCGTTGGCTGGGTCTGGCGCGGGTGTTGGTGCAGACCGCGAGTGGCAGTGCCAGCGCGGAGATGACGCTGGAGGGGCTCAAGGAATTTGAGGCGGTGCGGGACTTTCTCTACAGCCGCATGCGCGGGGTGAAGGACGACGTGAAGCCGGCGTCGACGCGGCAACCGCCGCCGATGCCGGGAGACGCGACGGTCGGCGCCGGCGCGAGGGTTGGCGGCGCGGGGGGGAGCGCGGAGCTCACGTTGGCGCTGCAGGACGTGGCGGCGGAATTGCGCGGGTTGCGGGCCGATCTGGCGCGGGCGCGCGGTGAGGAGGAGCCGTCATGA
- a CDS encoding PH domain-containing protein encodes MMARLEALLMRILKVPHEPAPPAGAPGSLRVFRAGKNYVRLKFLGWMGTQAAAVWGILVSIYFIREVEYQMQLEQVAAEQADVIGDSLEPVLEEVEPGVYVTKQAGEELSREEVLRKLAGDEVERRDMIHRLLERFVPEGVYQLARRTPPKVLFWIKIGEAIGIVVFVVQFFWSLGSLWLEYTQRWYMVTDRSLRLRWGIMKINETTMSFANLQQVTVKQGPLQRLLRLADVEVRSAGGGGSAEEQQQWGGESMHRSVFHAVENASEIRDLILERLKRFRQAGLGEPDDHNQNEDDEPAVAVVATEHVGGDGAVDAATLVAARSVLAEVRALREALR; translated from the coding sequence ATGATGGCGCGGCTCGAAGCGCTGTTGATGCGCATCCTGAAGGTGCCGCACGAACCGGCGCCGCCGGCGGGCGCACCGGGATCGTTGCGCGTCTTTCGCGCGGGCAAAAACTACGTGCGGCTGAAGTTTTTAGGCTGGATGGGCACGCAGGCGGCGGCGGTCTGGGGTATCCTGGTGTCGATCTATTTTATCCGCGAAGTGGAGTATCAGATGCAGCTCGAGCAGGTGGCGGCCGAGCAGGCGGACGTCATTGGCGATAGCCTCGAGCCCGTGTTGGAAGAAGTGGAGCCGGGGGTCTACGTGACCAAGCAGGCGGGCGAGGAGCTGAGTCGGGAGGAGGTATTGCGCAAGTTGGCGGGCGATGAAGTGGAGCGCCGGGATATGATCCACCGCCTGTTGGAGCGTTTTGTGCCGGAGGGGGTGTATCAACTCGCGCGGCGGACGCCGCCGAAGGTGCTGTTTTGGATCAAGATTGGTGAAGCGATCGGTATCGTGGTGTTTGTGGTGCAGTTCTTCTGGTCGCTCGGCTCGCTGTGGCTCGAATACACGCAGCGCTGGTATATGGTGACGGATCGCAGTCTGCGGCTGCGGTGGGGCATCATGAAGATCAACGAAACCACCATGAGTTTTGCCAACCTGCAGCAGGTGACGGTGAAGCAAGGTCCGTTGCAGCGGCTGTTGCGGCTGGCCGATGTGGAGGTGCGTTCGGCGGGGGGGGGCGGCAGCGCGGAGGAGCAGCAGCAATGGGGCGGTGAATCGATGCACCGCAGTGTCTTTCACGCAGTGGAGAATGCCTCGGAGATTCGCGACCTGATCCTGGAGCGCCTGAAGCGGTTTCGACAGGCCGGGCTCGGTGAGCCGGATGACCACAATCAGAATGAGGACGACGAACCGGCGGTGGCGGTGGTGGCGACCGAGCATGTCGGCGGCGATGGCGCGGTGGATGCGGCGACGCTGGTGGCGGCCCGGAGTGTTTTGGCCGAAGTGCGTGCGCTGCGGGAGGCCTTGCGCTAG
- a CDS encoding SAM-dependent methyltransferase yields the protein MSDSDSTPPPSYGSDFWDNRYGTAGTDYVFGTAPNDFLAACASSLPPQSKVLCLAEGEGRNAVHLARLGHTVTAVDQSATGLAKARELAAQHGVSITTLTADLATFTIAPGAWDAVVSIFCHLPPDLRRQVHARAAAGLRPGGHLILEAYTPEQLNHRTGGPINNPPLLMRRAEIVTEFPGLTWLTAQEIERDVVEGTGHTGRAAVLQLHGQRPSA from the coding sequence ATGTCCGACTCCGATTCCACGCCTCCTCCGTCCTACGGCTCCGACTTTTGGGACAACCGCTACGGCACCGCCGGCACCGACTACGTGTTTGGCACCGCCCCCAACGATTTCCTCGCTGCCTGCGCGTCGTCACTGCCGCCCCAATCCAAGGTGCTCTGCTTGGCTGAGGGCGAAGGTCGCAACGCCGTCCACCTCGCCCGCCTCGGCCACACTGTCACCGCCGTCGACCAAAGCGCCACCGGCCTCGCCAAGGCCCGCGAACTCGCCGCCCAACATGGTGTGAGCATCACCACCCTCACCGCCGACCTCGCCACCTTCACCATCGCCCCCGGCGCTTGGGACGCCGTGGTCTCCATCTTCTGCCACCTGCCGCCCGACCTGCGCCGCCAGGTTCACGCCCGCGCCGCCGCCGGCCTGCGCCCCGGGGGCCACCTCATTCTCGAAGCCTACACCCCGGAGCAGCTGAACCACCGCACCGGCGGCCCCATCAACAACCCGCCCCTGCTCATGCGCCGGGCCGAGATCGTGACTGAGTTCCCCGGCCTCACCTGGCTCACCGCCCAGGAAATCGAGCGCGACGTCGTCGAAGGCACCGGCCACACCGGCCGCGCCGCCGTCCTCCAACTCCACGGCCAACGCCCCTCCGCCTGA
- a CDS encoding rhodanese-like domain-containing protein: MTPHPRRHSLFTALLGLCCLALTACAQSNIPRISPTEAAAQVAAGEAILIDVREAAEWADTGVAAPARLHALSNLRGDRSAWAETLADAKAHHTPLLLYCRSGNRSGQAAAALAAEGFTVANVGGFRDWQAADLPTRAADEPPAKSTP; encoded by the coding sequence ATGACCCCACACCCACGCCGTCACTCCCTTTTCACCGCCCTGCTCGGCCTCTGCTGCCTCGCCCTCACCGCCTGCGCCCAATCCAACATCCCGCGCATCTCCCCGACTGAAGCTGCCGCCCAAGTCGCCGCCGGTGAAGCCATCCTCATCGACGTCCGCGAAGCCGCCGAATGGGCCGACACCGGCGTCGCCGCCCCCGCCCGCCTGCACGCCCTCAGCAATCTCCGCGGCGACCGCTCCGCCTGGGCCGAAACCCTCGCCGACGCCAAGGCCCACCACACCCCGCTGCTCCTCTACTGCCGCTCTGGCAACCGCTCCGGCCAGGCCGCCGCCGCGCTCGCCGCCGAGGGCTTCACCGTCGCCAACGTCGGCGGTTTCCGCGACTGGCAAGCCGCCGATCTCCCCACCCGCGCCGCCGACGAACCACCCGCTAAATCCACTCCTTAA
- a CDS encoding DUF4405 domain-containing protein, producing MTAPTRTLLNRTLNLALLLAGAFMMGSGWIMAERLPQGRAYHDLTILGLSRHGWGGIHTWVGYAMGAMVLAHLALHTAWLKRIAAMRRPWLLGLGLGSAAAIILILAVILPVRG from the coding sequence GTGACTGCCCCTACCCGCACCCTCCTCAATCGCACCCTCAACCTCGCGCTGCTGCTGGCGGGCGCTTTCATGATGGGCTCCGGCTGGATCATGGCCGAACGCCTGCCCCAAGGGCGCGCCTACCACGACCTCACCATTCTCGGTCTCAGCCGCCACGGTTGGGGCGGGATCCACACCTGGGTCGGTTACGCCATGGGCGCCATGGTGCTCGCCCACCTGGCGCTGCACACCGCTTGGCTCAAACGCATCGCCGCGATGCGCCGTCCGTGGCTCCTCGGGCTCGGCCTCGGCTCCGCCGCGGCCATCATCCTGATTCTCGCCGTGATCCTCCCAGTGCGCGGTTAA